The region TACCACAACACCCGAAAACTTGTGTGTCTGACTCTGTCTGCACCAGAAGTTGTAAACCCAGGAAAACAGAAGTCCTACTGAGTACCTCCCATTCCCCTCCACAGCAGGCAAACACGTGGAAATTGGAGACTGGCAAGACTCCTAACTGTCTTCTCATCTGCCTGCTCCCTTGTAGGGGTAACTAACCTCCATGGCTTTGGACCAGTCTCCACCCCTCTCAGGGGCCGAGGTTTCTTGCCTGTAAACTGGGTATTAATTCCTACTATGAAGGAATGCTGGGAGGAGAAAGTGAGATGACAGGTGCAAACACACCACTTGACACATAGCAAGTGTTCAATAACCCATGCTCTTAGGAGAACAGGGCACAACTCAATGTTAGTCATAGTAGAGTCTTGGTCATGGGTGCACCCAGTCTCCTGCCTCAGTGCATGCATGGGCAAAGACTGGGAGCAGATACCTTTGGCCTTTCTTCTGGCACCCTAAGCAAGCATTCTCATTGCCTCTCTGGTATGAGTCACCCCTCAGTCCCTGGGTCTttacctttgtggaaggaagctTCATGGTTTCTGGAGTGCAGGGTGGGGCAGCCAGGAAAGGAGGTGTCTGCAGTCGTCCAGATGGCCAGGAATCTCGAGGCAGTCTACTGTGCCCTGCTACCAGGAGGTTGGGGTTTATAGTGGTCTGAGGTGGTGGGGAAGAGACAGGCCCTTGCCTTCACTCCAGGGCCAGACAAAGGCAAGTCTAAGATTAGCCGTCTGCAGGGGGGCCGTCTCCAGGTTGGGCCCAAGGAATGGCCGCTGAGACATTCAGAAGCTGAGGTTGGATCACTATGCCCCTGGTCCCCCCCTTGTCTGTCTGCCTGCTCCCTGGAGATGGGTTGGTCTCTGGGCACTAATGAGGCCACCTTGCACCCAGGAATCTGACAGCACAAAAGAGGCCTCAGCTGGGGTGCTGGCCTGGGACAATATGAGTGGAGGGTAGCTGTTAATTAGGAACAGGAAAACAGACAGTCTTGAGACCACTAGCCACATTGTGTGTAGGGGAAGGACAACCACTAAGCAGGCCTTTCCTCCCATCCTGGTTACTGCCCCAGGGGTCTGAAAAGGTTACCTAGCTGCCTCTCTCCTCACCtcatctctcttcttcccttctgcccCTTCCACCATTCTCCAGGATAGAAAATCTTGAAAACCCAGCCTACACAGTAAGAGGAAAGGAAACCCAAACCAAAAAGCTTTTGCCTCCTGGTTTTCTCCCTGAGCCAGGTTGCTTGGAGGAGAGGGATGTAGTCCTAGCCCGCCATCAGGGAGTGAGCCACCATGGGGTGGGGACACGGCCATCTCCAGGTCCCAGTTTCTCTTGTTCAGGGCCTGTTTATTGAGcttctgctctgtgccaggcctggCACTGGGCATGGGAGCAACTGTGCATAGGACCTGGCCTGGTTTTCAGGTGTGCATAAGTCCAGGTGGGAGGCAGTTCAAGCATAACGATAATTCAGTAAGGGAAAGCACCATTGCAGACCTCAGCAAAGTTGAGCCAATCACTGCTGTCTGGGGTGAGGCAGGGGGGCCTCAAAGGCCCTGCATGAAAAGTAAATTTCTATCAGGTCAGGTTGGGGAAGAAGGCATTCCACAGAAAAGAGACCTTGAGCACAAGCCTGTTGGTGACAATGCATAGCTTAGTTGGGATGGGGGTGTGTGCAGTCCTCATCGTGCGGGCCTTTTCCTCAGCCAGGGGAGAGAGGTGCCTGGAGGAGTAAGTGGGGTCTAGGGTTGCAGGGTCATATAGGCCAAACTGATTGGTCTTACTTCTATGGAGAAGGGGAGTCACCATGGGAGGATTTTAACAGGAAGGAGTCATGGGGCTCCTGATATGGGAGGCTGGATGAGTGTGGGGcaggagaatggagaagcatggaaTAGGGGCTTCCCTTAGTTAGGAGGATGTGCAGGATCTTGGGCAAGCCTCCCAATCTTGTGGAGGCTCAGTTTCCCCAGTGGTATGGATAGTTAACCCAGTTGGTCTCTGGGGCTACTTCCTGCTCTGATGCTTTATGATAGGAGGTAGTCTCCCCCTTCCCTACCATGGAAGTGACTTTTGGGTGCTGGGCCAAGAAAGGGACCAGTGTGAAAGCAGGGTAGGGGAAGTTAGGGATTAGCCCCTCTGCTATTAGGTTACACTTGGgatgggggaggcaggaggaagtgAGTTTGTTTCTGAGGGGTTGGCCTTCATGGCTGCTGTGTGCACACCTACCAGGGGCCCAACCCATCCTGGATCCAACTGTGGGGCGTGGAGAGAGCCTAGGCTGCAACAGCAGCAGAGCAGTTGGAACCACTGCATGGATTCCCCAAAGCAGACCTTGAGGCAAGAATCTGGGGTACAAGAAGTTTATTTGGGAGCTGATCCCAGGAAGCACTGTGAGGgagtggggaaggaaggaagggcggAGGCCCAATTAGAAGCACATTAAGGAGTGGGCTCCCATGCAGTTGAACTCCATCCTGTGGGGGACCCTCTGAGAGATTATGGGCCCCTCAGAATTGTCTCATTCAAGGACAATGACACGGAAGTCTTTATTCACCAACTCTTGCTCCTTATTGATAGAGCGTTGCTCTTGGGAAGTCCTCAAACTTCCAGCCAACCCAGTATGCTGGCCAGGCACACAACTATGGCCAGAGAACAATGTCAGGTTGGGAGACACAAGAAGGCATGGGTGTGCACGGGAATTCTAGCAGTGTCCTCCATGGTGGACCAAGAGGGATACTGGCAGGGTCCTGCTGGCATCTGCTAAACCCCTGAGGCCCATGCCTCAGAAATGGCCAACTGGGCCAAGGCCTCCCTAAGGCCTAGTAGCTCTCAGAGGCAAATGTCAGGTGGCATAGAGTCAGAGTCCCTGAACAAGGACTCCCCATTCAGACAGGCCCCAGAGGAGAGAAAGGCAGCCTCTGACGGGAGCTGGAATCATGGGGAGCCCTTGGCTCAGGACATCACCCTCCTCTGCAGGAACTGGGCCAAGTGTCTGTGCCGAAGGACCCGGGGCATCTCAGGAGGGAAAAGGGATGAGGGGCAGGCAGAGAGGGCTGCCCGGAGTGCTCTGAAGGCCCCTGGTCCCACCAGGTGGACTCTGGCAGGGCCCACACTGCCCCGGAACCGCAGGGACTTATAGCGCGGAGAGGTTTCCTGAAGACAGTGGTCCAGCTGCGGACAGAAGAGCCTGAGTGAAGCTGATGTGGGTACATGCGTTTAGGAGTTTTGTGTATGCAAGTGTGTGTCTGTGGGACTCACACCTTCCATCCCGGAGACCTAGAAgcttctccccagccccacccttcCCTCTTGCCCCCCATATCCATAGCACCCTGGGGGTGTGTAGAGTGAAGGAGACATGTTGTCATACCCTGTCCCCGTCTCTTTTACCTTGTCTCGATTTTCCTCTGACAGATTCCTCAGACCCCTCAGGTCCACAAACACCTCATAGTGGGGAGCAGAGCCCTCAAAGGAATCTGTGGACAAACCCCAAATGCACACACACTGCCAGTGAAGAGGGCAGCTTCCAAAGCTTCTGTCCCTATCTGTTCTTTCCTGCTCTGAGgtcaacaacaagaacaacaacaacaataaaggtTTTTGGTAGGGATTGGGGTAAATGGAGAAGAACCTGGAGGCTAATCCTAATTATGAGAGAGGTCGAGAAAGAAAATAGGTAGAAGCTGCAGCAGGAGGGATGGGAGTTAGACATGAGGAAGGACTTTTGTTAGGAAAGCAAAGGAAGCTGAGTCTTCTCTCCTTCCTAATTCCTAGAGGTCTCCCAGCAGGGTAGGTACAGGTGGAAGGTAGCCAACCCATGAATGGGAGACAGGAGTAGTGGGGAAGCTTACCCAGAATGCTGCTCTCCACACAGGCATAGTCCAACAGCTTGGCCCCTGGCCATTGCCCCACTGCCTGACTCAGGGCCCTGGAGAATATGTCCTCACCAATATCTTCTCCTCGAACACTCAGAGCCTGGCCCAGCCTAGGGAGTAGGAAGAAGGAGGCAGTGAAGCCCAGGGGACAAGGGTGGCCACTCACCTCCCCAGGGTCACCTACCTGCAAGTGAACCTAACGACTGGACACTGATTATAGGTACCAACCACACGTACCACATCACCCAGGCGGCACCTGATGGGGGCAGTAGGAGTGAGATCAGGTCCAAAGGTCCATGAGCCCATGCTTGGGGTCTCCAGCAGGGTCCCAGGGGCCCTAAGGGAGCAAGGACTGGGCAGGTGATCACCTGGTGAGGCTGACACGGTCAGTCAGTACCAGCTCATACTCCTTGCCTTCCTGGGCCTCGGCCAGTAGGAGGGTGGAGGTGGCCTCCTCTTGGGCTCCTTCCTTGACCGGGAGCAGCTCAGTAAAGGGGGGTCCAGGGGGCAGAAGATAGAGCCCACGGGGCTGCTCTGGCCATAGGTTTAGGCCCACCACCCCTGCAAGGAGCACACAGCCTCCACATCATCTGGTGGGGCCACTGCCTTTGTGAGGGCCCCGGGCGCCAACCCTCTGGGAACCTGACCCTGCTGCTGTCCTCCTGTCACCCATCTTGCCTGGCTGCCCCAGGCTCAGCCATCTGCCTTGCTAGGCAGGGACAGAGTGCAGTGGTTCTGGAGGTAGCAGACCTGGGAGGAAATCCCGGTGCATGAGAATTTGGGCAAGACCCTTAacctctgagcctccatttcttcatctgtaaaaggaagCTGCTAATACCCAGGGTATgagggaggattaaatgagatgatcgTGCAGGGTTCCATTCATGGCACCTCTGACCCCTGCCCCCAGCTCACTGCTCTTGAGTCCTGCTGACCTCCAGAGGCAGCGTAAGTAGGAGAGAAGAAGGCTAGCCCTTGGCACCACAAGGCCCCAAGGGCAGCAACAGCTTCAGCCTGGCCGCCTGCATCCAGAGTTACCACCACCTGCAGCTTTGGCCAGAGCCGCAGGGCCAGTCCTCGGGATCCCTGCTGTAGGGCCTGTCGTAGCTCAGCTGCCCGTCCGGGGAGAGGTGCTCCTGGGTTCCCAGTTGCTATCGCCACAGCCAGCCCTTCACCATCAGCTTCCAGGCCCAAGAAGATGTCTAGGAGTTCCACTGCTGTTCCAGCCTCTAGTGCTCTCAGCCCTGGGCACCTCAGTGCCTCCATCAGCAAGACCATGGGGTCCTTGGCTCCAGAGGGGTTAACCCGGCCCAGGGCATGGCCAAGCCAGGGGAGAGGGCTGGGCCAAGGGGATGTAAGGGTCACACAGGCAGTGCTTCCTGGAGCCAGCACTTTTGGGTAGGCCTTGTTTAGGGTGACCAGACCCAGCAAGGTGGcctggagggagagaaaagagggtGTTGATCTGGTCCCAGATCCAGTTTGGGTTTTTTGGCCCAGAGGGTTTAGCTGTAAGCAGGGTTCTCTGGTGGGGCTGGGCTCTGACCTTCCCACTAACCTGCAGAGAGGCCTCCCCCTGGTACTGGTTTGAGGTAGGG is a window of Nycticebus coucang isolate mNycCou1 chromosome 18, mNycCou1.pri, whole genome shotgun sequence DNA encoding:
- the GHDC gene encoding GH3 domain-containing protein — its product is MLLWLLLLLLLLLLPLVLLRQRWSQDARCSWIARLQHRVIWGVLGWATTWQWQRLEQSTVHMDQSQQQALRWCLQGTQGPRCPLGDSTDMSTFRNHLPLTKASQAQEEESGGQLPAPTSNQYQGEASLQATLLGLVTLNKAYPKVLAPGSTACVTLTSPWPSPLPWLGHALGRVNPSGAKDPMVLLMEALRCPGLRALEAGTAVELLDIFLGLEADGEGLAVAIATGNPGAPLPGRAAELRQALQQGSRGLALRLWPKLQVVVTLDAGGQAEAVAALGALWCQGLAFFSPTYAASGGVVGLNLWPEQPRGLYLLPPGPPFTELLPVKEGAQEEATSTLLLAEAQEGKEYELVLTDRVSLTRCRLGDVVRVVGTYNQCPVVRFTCRLGQALSVRGEDIGEDIFSRALSQAVGQWPGAKLLDYACVESSILDSFEGSAPHYEVFVDLRGLRNLSEENRDKLDHCLQETSPRYKSLRFRGSVGPARVHLVGPGAFRALRAALSACPSSLFPPEMPRVLRHRHLAQFLQRRVMS